The genomic interval AAGAACTGATCGCGCGAGCCATACATGATCAAAGCAATCGATCGGCCAACCCATTCATTGCGGTGAACCTCGGCGCTCTACCCGAAACGCTGCTAGAAAGCGAACTGTTCGGTCATGAACGAGGATCCTTCACCGGGGCTTCGCGTCAAAAGCCAGGATGTTTTGAGCAAGCCATCGGCGGCACGCTGTTTCTGGATGAAATCACTGAGATTCCAGTGAAGAGCCAAGTCGATTTGCTCCGTGTGCTGGAAACGCAACGCTACACCAGATTGGGTGGCGAAGTGGAACTGCAATCAGACGCCAGGATCGTGTCAGCGAGCAACCGAGATGTCGCCCAAATGCTGGAAGATGGAACCTTTCGAGATGACCTGTACTATCGCCTGAATATCGTCCCCATCCAGGTCCCGCCGCTGCGTGCCCGTCGCGATGATATCCCTCTCTTGGTTCAGTATTTTCTTCAGCGTTTTTGCAAACGACATGGGCGCCCCTTGAAATCCGTCAGCAGCGACGCGATGCAGCGATTGACCGTCGCTCGCTGGCCGGGAAATGTTCGTCAGTTGCGCAATGTGATTGAGAGACTTGTCGTGACGTCGACCTCTGACGAGATTGGTGTGAGCGATTTGCCCGACGAACTGTGCCCCAGCGAGACCTTCACTTCGGTTGACCATTCTCAACGCACCCTGGCCGAGATCACTGAAGCCGCCGAGAAGTCTGGGATCGAGCAAGCGTTGGCCGCCAACGACCACCATCGCGAATTGACTGCCAAGTCGCTTGGAATCAGTGTGCGAACGCTGCACTATAAAATGAACAAGTACGACCTCTACTGATCGATTGCTTGGCTGCCGCAGTGAAGCGTAGAGGGCATCGCGATCAATGGACGAAACAAGCGAGGCATAGGATTTTTCAGACCGACCGTGACATTTAGCACAATCGTAAATGTGTCGGTTGGAGCCACCGTGAATTCCTTTGCGTTTTGCTAATCTGCAATCCAACACTGGCGCGGGCTGTTTTTGCGTCCTATCGTTCCGTGCTGCTCTTTTTAGCGCGGTTCCGTTGCCCGTTTTTGCCTCTCTCCTGATACGACCTCGTCATGACGTACCTCCTTGTTGCCTTGGGTGCCCTGGCAGTTCTCGCAGTGTTGTGGGGCGTCGTTCATCCGTTGGTGTGTCTTGTTCAGTGCGTGATATCCTCGGAGAACTCGAATGGACAAAAAGCCTTCTGGTTTCTGTTCACGCTGTTGACCGGATCTCTTGGTAGCACCCTTTATGGTTTGTTCGGAACTTGGTCGTCAGGGCTGCGTCGATTCACGGCGGGACTGGTGGCATCCAATCTGCTGATGATAGGCGGGATCATGGGGTGGCTCCATCAGCATCCTGAAATGATGGATGAAGTTCAGGCAATGGCGGGACCCAGGATGCAATGGGGTGAGGGGCAAAGCGTGCTGGGCGACTTGGCGATCACCCCAGCATCGTATTCTGAGGGAGAAAGGGAAGCTGGCGATTTGAGTTTTGAAGCGGCGACGCAAGAATCGGGTTGGATGACGGCGGAGAATGCAAATTCCGAAATGTCATCGGATAGCGGCAGTGATAAAACCGAACTGAAACTGGATGAATTGCAAAAAACAATCTCTGGCTTGCAGCAAGAGGTCCAACAAGAATTGCAGTCAAGTCGTGGACTGGAACCTGCCGTCACCCGCACCATGCCGCTGCCAACGCCCGAGCCTGCGTCTCAGAAACTTGCTCCATTGCCCCGTAAAGCGCCGCCGCGCTTCATTCCCCAAGGTCCTCGGGTTCAATCCAATCCCTTTGCTCAATAGTTCTGAGTTTGGCAAAGCGTTCGGTTGATGTTGCGATAAGTCTTTTCAAGTGGACGTGATTAGGGATAATCATCCGAAACAATCCACTGATCCACTTGATGAGCCATCGATGAGCGACCTACCCAATTGTCCGCAATGCGACTCGGAATACAGCTACGAGGACGGGCCACTGCTGGTCTGTCCGACTTGCGGACACGAATGGTCGCCTGCCGAGACCGAGTCATCGGAGGAAGATGTGACTCGCGACGCCAACGGCAATGTGCTGGAGAATGGTGACACGGTCGTTGTCATCAAAGACCTGAAGTTTCGCGGTGGCGTCGTCAAGGGCGGCACCAAGGTCAAGAACATTCGCATCGTCGATGGCGACCACGATATCGATTGCAAGATCGATGGAATCGGAGCGATGTCATTGAAATCCGAATTCGTCAAGAAGGCGTGATAGCGTCACCCTCCAGCGGCGGAATCATCCAGCACGACTCATGCCGTTGCATACCGATATGCGGGTAGTAGGTCATCGCTGCGGGGGCAGCCAGCAAGATCAACCGGGTATTCAATCCCGCGTGTTCGTGCGTCAGGTGAACCAGTTCGCGACCGATTCCGTGTCCTTGGTGGGCAACGTCGACGGCCAAATCCGAGAGGTACGTGCAGTACGCGAAGTCGGTGATCGCGCGTGCCACTCCGACAAGCAACTTATCAGCGTCACGAGCGGTGACGATCAGATCTGCGCCCGCGAGCATCTTGGCGATCCGCTGAGCGTCATCGATGGGGCGACGTTGATCCAGCGTGGACCGCCGCAGGACATCGATAAACTCTGCCGCAGTCAACTCGGGTTCGATCGCAAAAGCAGTTTGTTTGGTCATGCGTTGTTCTTGGTCAAAGGTTGCTGTTTTGTGGTGACCATACGGCAGGACTGGTCGGGGCTTGCGAGGGAGGGGGCGATGCGCACCGGTTGGGCATTTGAACACGGTTTGCCCAGCGTAGGCCTGGGCTGCCTAAAGGTTGGGGTAGACACGGACTTTCGTCTTGCATTTTTTGTTTCGCGAAGCTCCTTCCGTCAATCTTGTCTTGGCGGAGGAAACAACTGACGGCTACTTGCGCACGCCAAAAGAAATTCCTCACCGCCCGCGAATCGCCTTCGGCGATTCGCGGGCGGTGAGGAGATGAATGCGTTTAGGTTAATGTAGCTACCAGTTGTTGCTCCGAACCGGGGCAAGCCCGGCGGAAGCAAGGAATAAATCTTGCGCAAGCCGAGTATGCCACAACGCCAAATTTTGAACAGCCCAGGTTTAGCCTGAGCTGCCAAGACGTAGGGATGATGAACAGCTTACGCGTGCTCTGGTGCTTTATCACGACAGACTGCCAAGTTGATCGCAGTCTGCAACATGACTACGGTTTGCGAGACGAGATGTAGTCCTTTGCTGCCGTCTCAAAGTTGAAGACGAGTCCGGATGGCGTTGGTTTGGATTGTACGTCGCTGACGGTCAGGACATGGTTGCCCGCTGGTCTCTCGACGACAATCTTGGCTTGGTCGAGGTCGCCCGGTGTGGCGTAGAAGTCGAACCGACCTTGGTCATCGGTCAACTCGGGGGACGAGTGCGCAAAAAGTTGACTGAGATCATCTTTGCGAGAGTGAATTTCGACGAATGCCTTTGGCAGAGGACGACCATCGACTTTAAGCTGACCTGAGATGTTGATCGCCTTTTGCAGTTTCAGCTTGATCAACGCCCCACTCTCCGCATCGGGACTGAGCAGCTGGTATGCTGCTCTAAATTGACGACTGCGATCGTTGACTTCTTTTTCAAAGGCTTTCAGCTCATCGGGATCCGAGGGTGCATTGTCGTAGAGCTTTGAGATTTCCTCGGAAGTCAGGCCGGGGCGATGGGCATGAAGCCCGGCAAGGGACCAGTCAGAGGTGGTCAGTGTTAGTTTGCAACGTCCGCCTTTCTCTGTCGTCTGTGACTTCGCCAACTCCGTCGGCACAGGGAATTCCTGACCGTCTTGTTGGACGATTTGCATGTAGCGGGCTTCCACGGTGACGCCGTCGATCGGTTTGCCCTGTTCGTCTTGTACATAGACGAAGACGAAACGAGGAGGCTGTGCGACAAGACCTTTGTTGCTGAGGAGCAAGAAGGCAACCAGAAAACTGAAGGTGGTCAGTGAACGCATGGATTGACACCTCGCAGAGAGATTCCCAGCAACAGGCTACCGGCAACGACGTCGTTGGCGACGTGTCAGCAACATCGGTTTCCGTTCAGCTCTTAGTGTAGCCGACGGGCTGGGCGGTTTGTCGAGCTGGGCGGTTTGTCGATCCAATCGCTTTGAGGGGCGACAGATTTGACGACCATCCTCTCGTGGTCGGGTTAGTCTCCCGACGCGGCGGTGGCCGGGGTTTGGCTGAGGCATTTGGCGATTTGACGGACGGCCTGACGCAAGCGGTGTTCGTTTTCGACCAACGACATGCGCAAGTATCCTTCGCCCGCGGCACCGAATCCGCTACCGGGGCTGACGGCGACGTTGCCTTCCTCCAGCAACCTCATCGCGAAATCCATCGTGCTCATCGAGCTTCGCCACGGCTCGGGGACTTTCGCCCACACGAACATGCCGGCCTTAGGCGGTTCGACTTCCCAGCCCAGGCGACGCAGGCCGCTGACCAAGACGTCGCGGCGGCCTTGATAGATTTGAGATTGTCTCTGGACGCCTTCCTCTGTTTCTCGCAAAGCGACGATGGCGGCGATCTGGATGGCTTGGAACATACCGTAGTCGTAATAGCCTTTGATCGTGCCCAGGCCTCGGATCATCTCCGCGTTGCCCGCGCAAAATCCGACACGCCAGCCGGCCATGTTGTAGCCCTTGCTCATCGTCGTGAACTCGACGCCGACGTCTTTCGCTCCGGGGGCAGAAAGAAAGCTTGGCGGCATGTAGCCGTCGAAAGCGACATCGGCGTAAGCGAAGTCGTGGATCACCAGGAAGCGATACTTCTTTGCCAACCGGACGACTTCGACAAAGAAGTCCGGCTCGATGACGGCCGAGGAAGGGTTGTGGGGATAGTTGACGATCAGAATCTTGGGCGTCGGTGTCAGGTTTTCGCAAGTGTAGGCGACATTCCGCAGAAACTTGTCCGGGTCAGCAACGTCCAGTGCGACGACATTCCCCGAGGCGAGGATCACGCCATACATGTGCACAGGGAAATAGGGCGACGGGATCATCGCGGTGTCGCCCGGTCCCATCAGGGCCAAGCACATGTGCGAGAAACCTTCCTTGCTGCCCAAGCAGGAGATGATTTCCGATTCATGATCCAGCTCGACGCCATACTTGCGCGCGTATTTCTTTGCGACCTCGCGTCGCAGGTTGGCGATCCCGTTGGACTTGCTGTAGCCGTGGTTGCCGGGGTCGCTGGCGGCGTCTTGGAGTTTTTGGATCACGACGTCTTCGGGCGGATCGGACGGGTTGCCCATGCCCAAGTCGATGACGTCATCGCCGGCGCGTCGTTTTTGGTAAAGCGAGTTGTTGATGCGGCCGAACATGTACGGCGGCAAACGGTCGACGCGCGCCGCAAACTTCACCTCAAACGGCTCAGGGGTCGGATCGGTGGTTGGGGCCTGGATGGCTGGCGCGTCGATGTCGAATCGATCACCCGGGTCGTTTGAATTGCTCATGGCAAAAACGTTTTCGTCAAAGGGATGTCTTGGGATGCCGTGATGGGGCACCGCATCGGGTTGCGGTACGCCTATTGTCGGCAAGACACTGCGGTCCGCCCAGGGGTTCTCTTTGCCGTTGCCAATATCCGGTGGCCGTCGACCATTGGAGACTGCTGGCTTTGTGAGCCGCAAGGCGCTAGCCCGGATTATTCACCCAACTCACTGCGGTTTTCGCAATGCGTTTGCACAAAACGGTTTGCGCGTATTGGTACGAAAACAGTCTGCGCATATGAGCCGCCACGCGATAGCGTCCGGTTCTCACGCCTATACTCGGGAACCGGACGCTATCGCGTGCCGGCTGATGAATAATCCGGGCTAGCCGTTTGTTGATTTAGTCGTAGGTTGGCCACTCTTGGCCGACATTCAAGACTCAGACGGGCAAGAATGCCATCCTACGGTCTTTAATTCCCCAACACGGACTAAATCAAAAGGCCGCTAGCCGCGGGTAATTCGCCGTTACGGGCGGCTAGCGTCTTGCCGATCACCATTGTAGGGCTCAACACGACTCAGTCAGCAGTCCGGCTTTACGCGTGACAGTCGGTGATCAGCGGGCCGTTATGGCAGACAATCTTCCAATGCAGCCAGCAGGGTGAGCACGTGTTTGCGTTGTGCGGACTCGCCCATCAGGCCGATTCGCCAAGCTTTCCCTGCAAAAACGCCCAGCCCGCCGCCGATTTCCAGGTCGTAATCGTTCAGCAAGCGTCCGCGAATGGCTGCTTCGTCGATCCCCTCGGGGACCGAAACACAGTTGAGCGTGTAGAGGGAGTGCTGGGGGATATAGGAAAGACCGAGTTTTTCCAGACCGGCTCGCAGCAGTTGGTGCATCTCGGCGTGGCGTGCGATGCGGTTCTCCAAGCCTTCCTCGACCACGATCGCCAGGGCTTCGCGGAGCGCGTAAACCATGTTGATCGGGGCGGTGTGATGGTAGGCTCGCCCGCCTCCGCCGGTGTAGTAATTCTTGAGCATCGAGACATCGAGGTACCAGCTACGCACCGGCGTCTCACGTGCTTCCATGGCCTCCAGGGCACGAGGAGAAAACGAAACCGGCGACAGTCCGGGAGGGCAGGACAAGCATTTCTGTGTGCCCGAGTAAATCGCATCGATCCCCCAGTCGTCCACTGCGACTTCGTGACCGCCCAGCGAAGTCACCGCATCGACAGCGAGCAGCATGCCCGCATCATGTGCCATGTCGCCCAAGCCGGTCAGGTCTTGATGGGCGCCGGTCGACGTCTCCGCGTGAACGATACCGATCATCTTGGCCTTGGGGTGACGCTCGATCGCTTCGCCGAGTTGGTCCTTGGTGAAGGTTTCACCCCAGGGGACTTCGACGCTATGAACGGTCGCGCCGCATCGTTGCATGTTGTCTTTCATGCGGCCGCCGAAAACTCCGTTGATGCAAACGATGGCTTCGTCACCCGGTTCGAGCAAGTTGACCAGGACGGTTTCCATGCCCGCCATGCCGGTGCCGGAAACGGGAAACGTCAGCTTGTTTTCGGTGCGAAAGACTTGACGCATTAGTTCGCAGGTCTCGTCCATGTAGCCGATGTATTGCGGATCCAGGTGGCCAAGCGTGGGGGCGGATAACGCTTGCAGGATTCTGGCGGGCACGGTGCTGGGGCCGGGGCCCATGAGCAGACGTTGGCGGGGATGAAGCGGTGCGACCATGGATGAATATTGAGTTGGAGTGCGGGTGTGGTTGTGTACGTCAGGCTTTCTAGCCTGACACAAGCCGCAGAGTGTCAGCCTGGAAAGGCTGACGTACGGGTTTCTACGGGTTTCGTTGGGCTGCTACGGCGAGGCGTCGACGGCTTGCTTCTTGCGAGTCCGCCGTGAGGCGTCGGCGACCTTTTGCGGATCGTCCAACACAAGATAATGTCCGTGATCGGCGGTGACGATCACAGCAGTGCGGTCCCAAGCGTTGTTTTCTTCGATCCAGTAGACCACTTTCTCGAATGCGCCGTCGTTTCAATCATTACAGCCGGAACGGAACACCTGATCCACTCGATCGAAAAGTGAAATTGATTCATGTGATCGGTCGCCGCACATGGAATCAGGACTAGTATTGGTTCGTGACGGGGACGCGGGGCCAACAAGATTCAGCAACCAGATATTAAGCGTCCCCCCGTGCGAGGCGGGGTCGGTTCTTCGGAATCGGCCTCGCCTTTTTTTGTGCGCTGGCTCGCCACAGATGCATGCCACATTCTTTCCACAGTCGCTCGGCTTTCCAAGTCGATAGCGTGCTCCGCCACAGGCGTTGATTTCCGTCGTGCTTGTGTTGACCGTAGCTGCCAGTTGTTGCTCCGAACCGGGGCACGCCCGGCGGAAGCAATGAATAATCGTGTGCAGACCGAAAATCCCACAGCCCCAATCTTTTGACAGCCCCAGGCTAGGCCGCGGGGTGTTCTTTCTTGGCTTTGAGGTGTTGCCAGCCGGCTTGGATCGGGGAACCAAACGCGTAGAAACAGAACGCGAGAGGCAATGCGAGCCAATGGAGCAGGAAAACACCGCCCACGGCAAACAACGCCTGGCCGATCTGCGTGGGCGTCCGTCGCCCTCGAATCCATTGGGAGACAAGGTGCGGGTAGTTGAACCGCGAAACCATCAAAAAGGCCAACACGAGCGCGAGTCCCGGTATGAAAAAGTGAGACGCTTGTAGCACGTTGTCGGCAAATTGATGAACCCGTTCGTGATACATGTCATCGGTGGCCAACGATTTCAAATCGGGCATCGCGATGGCAAAGGCGGCCAGGGTTCCGGCGGCCGCGGGGCTGGGTAATCCTTCGAAACTCTCATGCGAATCTTCTTCGTCCGTTTCCACATTGAACCGTGCCAAACGGATCAATACACAGAGCGTGAACAGAACGCCGATCGCCCAAACCAAACGTTGGGGCAACAGATCCGAAAGCCCCCAGATGATTACGGCCGGTGCGGTGCCAAACGTGACCGCGTCACACAGGCTATCCAGTTGAGCGCCAAACTCGCTCTCTTGTCCGGTCATTCGAGCCGCTGATCCGTCCAAGGCGTCGAACAGCATTCCGCCGAAAATGAGCAATCCGGCAAAGAAAAGTTTTTGCTCCAGGGGCCAGCCCAGTGTCGCCGGATCGCTGACAGCGATCGCGATCGCTCCGAGACCACAAACGCCGTTGCCCAATGTCAACATCGTGGGCAGGACGGCCAGCGTCAGCCGCCGCCGTTTGGGTTTGCCCTGTTTGAGCAATTTGCTTCGCCCCGACGACGGACGAAAACTTTCATCGCTGTCGTCGATCGCGTTTTCGCCGTCTCGCTGTCCCATCCCACGCGAGGGCGATTCGGACATCGATTCGCCTGAGCGTTTTCGTCGAAACAGACCTTTTTTCAATTCACTCATAGAGGATTTGGTAGCCACCTGTGGCTTTTAGGGAGCTTGGATGAGTTGCCCCGTCGCTAATCTCATCGGCAATAAACTGTGATCTCTGGCGGACAGATCGACCGGCCGGGAGCATTGGCCGTCCGTTCAGTCTAATCATTTCTGGGCGTCGTCCGAGCGGACAAATCGATCACATTCGGGTTTGTTGACACGTTTCCAGCATTCAGCAGAGCCTATTGGACGGTCAAGTCATGCGGCCAGATCCGAAAAAAAGGGGGCGATGAAGACCGTTCTGCCCGACCTGAACGGCGAGAAACCTATCCGCTATAACATCTCCCTGTCGAGCAGAGCCGTTTTTTCGGTGAGCCGATCACACGAACAAGTCATTCTCTCGGTCAGCTTATCCGGTGTGGCCGTTTGGCTTGTGCCCCACCCTCATTGCTCGACCTCACTACAGAGTCCCAGACGCTGCCATGATGACCCCTCGATACTTGGTCGCATTTGACTCCCGCCGAGCCTTGCATCGTTTTACCGATGTGCTGGTGATCGGAGGAGGCGTGGC from Stieleria varia carries:
- a CDS encoding pyridoxal-phosphate-dependent aminotransferase family protein; amino-acid sequence: MVAPLHPRQRLLMGPGPSTVPARILQALSAPTLGHLDPQYIGYMDETCELMRQVFRTENKLTFPVSGTGMAGMETVLVNLLEPGDEAIVCINGVFGGRMKDNMQRCGATVHSVEVPWGETFTKDQLGEAIERHPKAKMIGIVHAETSTGAHQDLTGLGDMAHDAGMLLAVDAVTSLGGHEVAVDDWGIDAIYSGTQKCLSCPPGLSPVSFSPRALEAMEARETPVRSWYLDVSMLKNYYTGGGGRAYHHTAPINMVYALREALAIVVEEGLENRIARHAEMHQLLRAGLEKLGLSYIPQHSLYTLNCVSVPEGIDEAAIRGRLLNDYDLEIGGGLGVFAGKAWRIGLMGESAQRKHVLTLLAALEDCLP
- a CDS encoding GNAT family N-acetyltransferase, which translates into the protein MTKQTAFAIEPELTAAEFIDVLRRSTLDQRRPIDDAQRIAKMLAGADLIVTARDADKLLVGVARAITDFAYCTYLSDLAVDVAHQGHGIGRELVHLTHEHAGLNTRLILLAAPAAMTYYPHIGMQRHESCWMIPPLEGDAITPS
- a CDS encoding sigma-54-dependent transcriptional regulator, with product MMENEFHILIVDDEPNIRSGLAKGLAQFADKIETAGSVNEGLDKFDAGNYQLVIADVRMPGDRDGLDLVSLVQQRRPGTTTIVITAHGNVETAVEAMRRGAFDFILKPVDLNLIRQQVTRAAKHHRMLDENHQLKEQLAAAGEITGIIGNSQSLQDLLAQIRQVASTDATVMIQGESGTGKELIARAIHDQSNRSANPFIAVNLGALPETLLESELFGHERGSFTGASRQKPGCFEQAIGGTLFLDEITEIPVKSQVDLLRVLETQRYTRLGGEVELQSDARIVSASNRDVAQMLEDGTFRDDLYYRLNIVPIQVPPLRARRDDIPLLVQYFLQRFCKRHGRPLKSVSSDAMQRLTVARWPGNVRQLRNVIERLVVTSTSDEIGVSDLPDELCPSETFTSVDHSQRTLAEITEAAEKSGIEQALAANDHHRELTAKSLGISVRTLHYKMNKYDLY
- a CDS encoding zinc ribbon domain-containing protein YjdM; this translates as MSDLPNCPQCDSEYSYEDGPLLVCPTCGHEWSPAETESSEEDVTRDANGNVLENGDTVVVIKDLKFRGGVVKGGTKVKNIRIVDGDHDIDCKIDGIGAMSLKSEFVKKA
- a CDS encoding CDP-alcohol phosphatidyltransferase family protein — translated: MSELKKGLFRRKRSGESMSESPSRGMGQRDGENAIDDSDESFRPSSGRSKLLKQGKPKRRRLTLAVLPTMLTLGNGVCGLGAIAIAVSDPATLGWPLEQKLFFAGLLIFGGMLFDALDGSAARMTGQESEFGAQLDSLCDAVTFGTAPAVIIWGLSDLLPQRLVWAIGVLFTLCVLIRLARFNVETDEEDSHESFEGLPSPAAAGTLAAFAIAMPDLKSLATDDMYHERVHQFADNVLQASHFFIPGLALVLAFLMVSRFNYPHLVSQWIRGRRTPTQIGQALFAVGGVFLLHWLALPLAFCFYAFGSPIQAGWQHLKAKKEHPAA
- a CDS encoding aminotransferase class I/II-fold pyridoxal phosphate-dependent enzyme encodes the protein MSNSNDPGDRFDIDAPAIQAPTTDPTPEPFEVKFAARVDRLPPYMFGRINNSLYQKRRAGDDVIDLGMGNPSDPPEDVVIQKLQDAASDPGNHGYSKSNGIANLRREVAKKYARKYGVELDHESEIISCLGSKEGFSHMCLALMGPGDTAMIPSPYFPVHMYGVILASGNVVALDVADPDKFLRNVAYTCENLTPTPKILIVNYPHNPSSAVIEPDFFVEVVRLAKKYRFLVIHDFAYADVAFDGYMPPSFLSAPGAKDVGVEFTTMSKGYNMAGWRVGFCAGNAEMIRGLGTIKGYYDYGMFQAIQIAAIVALRETEEGVQRQSQIYQGRRDVLVSGLRRLGWEVEPPKAGMFVWAKVPEPWRSSMSTMDFAMRLLEEGNVAVSPGSGFGAAGEGYLRMSLVENEHRLRQAVRQIAKCLSQTPATAASGD